The Bifidobacteriaceae bacterium region CTCCACCTCGCCCCCGAAGTCGGCGTGCCCCGGCGTGTCCACCACGTTGATGGTGATCGCGTCCGCGTCGCCTTTCCCCGCACCCTGGGCGGTTCCCCCCGGCCCAGCCCCGCCGTCCGCCACGCTCGCGGCCGCCGGCCCCCGGTAGTGGACCGCCGTGTTCTTGGCGAGGATCGTGATGCCCTTCTCCCGCTCCAGGTCGCCGGAGTCGAGGGCGCGTTCGGCCACATGCTCATGCTGGCCGAAGGCGCCGGTCTGCCACAGCATCGCGTCCACCAGAGTGGTCTTGCCGTGGTCGACGTGCGCCACAATGGCCACATTGCGCAGGTCTGGCCGGGACGCGAGTTTGGACATGTATTTGACTGCTTTCTGCTGTGCGATCATCGACGCGGTTGGCCAGGCGCCGAGGTTTCATTCGGCCGCCGGCGGCCCCGCCATGATACCCGGCGCGGCCGAACCGTCTTTCCGCCCGCCGGCCAGGTCTGGGCGCATCCGCCCCGTACGCTCCAACGCCTGGTCGAGGCGCCACTGCGCGATCTTCCCGTGGTTGCCGGACGCCAGCACCTCCGGCACCGCGAGCCCCCGCCAGGTGGGCGGCTTGGTGTACACAGGGTATTCCAGCAGCCCAGGCCGCACGTGCGATTCCTCGGTCAGCGACTCCGCGTTCCCCAGCACGCCGGGCAGCAGGCGCGTGATCGCCTCGATCATCGCCAACGCCGCGACCTCTCCGCCCGCCAGCACGTAGTCCCCGATCGACAGTTCCTCCACCGCCACATCCGCGCGCCCCCGGTAGTGTTCAGCCACCCGCGCGTCGATCCCCTCGTAGCGCCCGCACGCGAACACCAAGTGCCGCGCCTTAGCCAGCCGCCCGGCCACAGCCTGGTCAAACACCTTGCCCGATGCCGTCGTCACCACCAACGTCGCCCCCTCGCCGCCGAGGCCGTCCCCGCCGTCAGGCCCCTCCGCCGCGCCCGCGCCATCCCGCGCTTCGGGGGATGCCGGCCCGCCCAGGATTTCGTCCATGGCCAGGCCCCACGGCTCGGGTTTCATGACCATCCCGGCGCCGCCGCCGTACGGGGTGTCGTCAACGGTCCGGTGCCGGTCCGAGGTCCAATCGCGCAGGTCGTGGACTCGCAGTTGGACAATTCCCGCTTCGGCGGCTTTGCCCAGCAGCGACAACTGCGCCGGCGCCAGGTACTCCGGGAAGATGGTTATCACGTCGATCAACACGGCCGCTCAGTCCTCCTCCGTCAGCGGCCTGGCCGCGACCAGCCCCCGGGGCGGGTCGACCACTATCCGCATCCGGTCCAGGTCGACTTCCAGCACCAGCGCCTTGACCAGCGGAACCAGAGCCTTGGAGCAGTCCGGCTGGTCGATCTCCAGCAGATCTTGACCCGGCATGGCGATCAAATCAGACACGGCGCCAACGGGAGTGCCGTCCGGGAGGAACACCTCCGCCCCGCGCAGTTGCGCGGGGTACCAGGCGTCCGGTTCCTCGGCCGGGTCCACTTCGGCCGCCAGCCGCACCCCCCGCAGCGCTTCGGCCGCGTCGCGGCCCTCGACCTCGGCGAAGCCCGCCACAGCCCTGCCGGAGTCTGCCCGGAACCGCAGCAATGTCAGCCGGGCGGGCGCGTCCCCCGCCCGGTCCGGTCCGTCCGGCTCCACCGTGTACACCGAACCGACTTGAAACCGCCGTTTGGGCTGGTCGGTGCGCAGTTCCAAGACCACGTCCCCTTTGACACCATGAGGCCGGGCGACCACGGCCACGACTACTTCCACAACCCCCGCCTCCTCGTCGAGCGACCGCCCCGGGCGGCGTTGCCAAGAGGTCCGCCGATCACGGTGCCGACCACCCCCGCGACCCCCAACCGGGGTTCGCGCGTGACGGTCCGGACGGCATCGTGAACTGCGGAGGCGTTTGACCTCCGGGTCAACGCCGGTCGGTGTCGACCACGTCGACCCGCACGTCGCCGCTCCGCGAGAGCGCGTTGGTGACGGTTCTGAGCGCTTTGGCCGTCCGGCCGTTGCGTCCAATCACCCGGCCAAGGTCGG contains the following coding sequences:
- the rimM gene encoding ribosome maturation factor RimM (Essential for efficient processing of 16S rRNA), translating into MEVVVAVVARPHGVKGDVVLELRTDQPKRRFQVGSVYTVEPDGPDRAGDAPARLTLLRFRADSGRAVAGFAEVEGRDAAEALRGVRLAAEVDPAEEPDAWYPAQLRGAEVFLPDGTPVGAVSDLIAMPGQDLLEIDQPDCSKALVPLVKALVLEVDLDRMRIVVDPPRGLVAARPLTEED
- a CDS encoding RNA-binding protein; protein product: MLARALEHLVRGIVDDPDAVTVRERRNRRGEMLEIRVAPTDLGRVIGRNGRTAKALRTVTNALSRSGDVRVDVVDTDRR
- the trmD gene encoding tRNA (guanosine(37)-N1)-methyltransferase TrmD, translated to MLIDVITIFPEYLAPAQLSLLGKAAEAGIVQLRVHDLRDWTSDRHRTVDDTPYGGGAGMVMKPEPWGLAMDEILGGPASPEARDGAGAAEGPDGGDGLGGEGATLVVTTASGKVFDQAVAGRLAKARHLVFACGRYEGIDARVAEHYRGRADVAVEELSIGDYVLAGGEVAALAMIEAITRLLPGVLGNAESLTEESHVRPGLLEYPVYTKPPTWRGLAVPEVLASGNHGKIAQWRLDQALERTGRMRPDLAGGRKDGSAAPGIMAGPPAAE